One Dictyostelium discoideum AX4 chromosome 3 chromosome, whole genome shotgun sequence genomic region harbors:
- the gtaR gene encoding GATA zinc finger domain-containing protein 18, which translates to MAHNNNNNINNNNNNNNNNNNNNNKNNNSEYKTNRNLLYKTILNDIENSLQSLIKPQELTNLLEDNINKLKELDGVQPTNTFGNLQNTSTNTTTTTTTTTTTTTTSSPNNNVITPNSNLKQTLSPSVLIEHLNLFGNENFEEGDDEEETSSDSDSSSSSSTSSSSSERVPSKKLKPMAKPRPGGCSICKTQETPYWRKGKDGDKTVYLCNACGLQIYKKKKKEKLSKEKHSIKNVLN; encoded by the exons ATGgctcataataataataataatattaataataataataataataataataataataataataataataataaaaataataatagtgaataTAAAACTAACAGAAATTTATTATACAAAact ATTCTGAATGATATAGAAAATAGTTTacaatcattaataaaaCCTCAAGAATTAACGAATCTATTAgaagataatattaataaattaaaagaactTGATGGAGTGCAACCAACAAATACTTTTGGAAATCTTCAAAACACAAGTACaaatacaactacaacaactacaacaaccacaacaaccactacaACTTCATCTCCAAACAATAATGTTATAacaccaaattcaaatttaaagcAAACACTTTCTCCATCTGTATTAATTGaacatttaaatctttttggaaatgaaaattttgaagaaggggatgatgaagaagaaacTAGTAGTGATTCAGATTCTTCTTCTAGTTCTTCgacatcttcttcttcttcagaAAGGGTTCCTTCTAAAAAACTAAAGCCTATGGCCAAACCACGACCAGGTGGATGTAGTATATGCAAGACCCAAGAAACTCCTTACTGGAGAAAAGGAAAAGATGGTGATAAAACCGTTTATTTATGTAATGCTTGTGGtttacaaatttataaaaaaaaaaaaaaagaaaaattatcaaaagaaaaacatagtattaaaaatgttttaaattga